In one Oryza glaberrima chromosome 2, OglaRS2, whole genome shotgun sequence genomic region, the following are encoded:
- the LOC127762324 gene encoding protein PHYLLO, chloroplastic isoform X3, whose translation MDLCLQSNKIESFIRRCSNINLAWASFIVEEFVRLGFTYFCIAPGSRSSPLALSASVHPLTTCISCYDERSLGFHALGYGRGSRKPAIVITSSGTAVSNLLPSVVEASQDFVPLILLTADRPPELQDVGANQAINQVNHFGSFVRHFFSLPPPDDHIYARMVLTTVDSAAYYAMQAPQGPVHINCAFREPLDYGYQDWSVDCLKGLDKWFINREPYTRYLGMKMVSALGNYSCSVMEVLEIVKNANQGLLLVGAIHTEDDIWAVTLLARHLSWPIAADVLSGLRMRKVQKSIPGLDKSICFIDHIDQILLSESVKSWKTPDVIVQIGSRITSKRVGTYLESCSPSSYILIDAHPCRHDPSHVVTHRIQATITEFAASLCQCNFQTKTSRWSDILMVLNSAVSQEIMFQVHSECSLTEPYVAHVIGEALYGDATMFIGNSMVIRDLDMFGKGWIDHSTNANNAMMHHFPGFLGAPVAGNRGASGIDGLLSTSIGFAIGSNKHVFCVIGDISFLHDTNGLSLLNQRTQRKPMTVIVINNHGGAIFSLLPVAKTASLQILEKFFYTLHDISISKLCAAHRIKHILVQTKAELHDALVKSHEGHVDCVVEVENRIVDNANFHRIISMFTDHTATMHLAYLLGGPYCKDGVNGFSVGRIHAAEYMFYRIQLAAPRTSGISESSFFHEGFILKLCVGDSIVGFGEVAPIEIHEEDLLDVEEQLRFLFHRMKDAELDVVPLLRGSFSNWIWTTLGIPPSSVFPSVKCGLEMAILNLLESQRIDRSYGIFTGSNVVEYNQSSTASIQICALVDSCGTPMDVTLAVVKLVAEGFTTIKLKVGRRENPAEDAAVIQKVREIVGYKINIRADANRKWTYEQAIDFGSRVKGLCLQYIEEPVDSVNDIIKFCENSGLPVALDETIDNLTGDVIPKLHQFSHPGIVALVIKPSVVGGFEAAAYIAKWAHMHDKMAVISSTYESSVGLATYIQFAHYVDRQNDITSRIKNKGSCGNVAHGLGTYQWLREDVSDQKLKIHVPPLGDGIRASAEDAHGYLQHLVINDKKIERTYSEEKLRSYFIQVDGDNFSYQVKLQEGGDCTHEKVILFLHGFLGTSEDWVPMMKALSPSARVIAVDLPGHGESEILQHDVENSNQISFSVQSVADLLLKLIRNITDGAVVVVGYSMGARIALHMALNQNHKVNFSTLYLLCLFLYFYDSNAVPLRQISGAVIISGSPGLRDEASKRRRSAIDRSRAHFLSSCGLENFLETWYSAKMWASLREHPKFDSLVRTRMKHNNIKALSKVLADSSIGTQKSLWEDLKHLKSPLLIVAGEKDPKFKEISQQMCREIRKHKDRESDGLCEMIIIPDSGHAVHVENPLPLVRAIRKFLVRDVPDVISK comes from the exons ATG gatttatGTTTGCAAAGCAACAAAATTGAATCTTTCATTAGGAGATGCTCTAACATTAATTTGGCATGGGCATCCTTCATAGTTGAAGAATTTGTCAGGCTTGGTTTTACG TACTTCTGTATAGCTCCAGGGTCGAGATCATCCCCACTTGCACTTTCTGCTTCAGTCCATCCTTTGACAACCTGCATATCATGTTATGATGAGCGTTCACTTGGATTTCATGCTCTTGGCTATGGGAGAGGTTCTCGGAAGCCTGCAATAGTAATTACATCATCAGGAACTGCTGTATCAAATCTCCTTCCTTCA GTGGTGGAGGCAAGTCAAGATTTCGTACCACTTATTTTACTCACAGCTGATCGTCCTCCTGAGCTGCAGGATGTAGGAGCCAACCAAGCCATCAATCAG GTAAATCATTTTGGCAGTTTTGTAAGACACTTTTTTAGTCTCCCTCCACCAGATGATCATATTTACGCGAGAATGGTTCTTACAACAGTTGATTCAGCAGCCTACTATGCCATGCAAGCACCACAAGGGCCAGTGCATATAAACTGTGCTTTTAGAGAACCACTAGACTACGGATATCAAGATTGGAGTGTTGACTGTTTGAAAGGGTTGGACAAATGGTTTATAAATAGAGAACCATACACTAGATACCTAGGAATGAAAATGGTTTCTGCATTAGGTAACTATTCTTGTTCAGTAATGGAGGTTCTGGAGATTGTAAAGAACGCAAACCAGGGGCTTTTATTAGTTGGTGCTATTCACACAGAAGATGATATCTGGGCTGTGACTTTACTAGCTAGACACCTTTCCTGGCCGATTGCTGCTGATGTTCTGTCTGGATTGCGAATGAGGAAAGTACAGAAATCAATTCCAGGACTAGATAAGAGCATTTGTTTTATAGACCACATAGATCAAATTCTACTGTCTGAATCTGTTAAAAGCTGGAAAACTCCAGATGTTATTGTCCAG ATTGGAAGCCGGATCACTAGCAAACGAGTGGGAACATATCTTGAGTCCTGCTCCCCGTCTTCTTACATCTTAATTGATGCACACCCATGCCGCCATGATCCTTCACATGTTGTCACTCACAGAATCCAGGCTACTATAACTGAATTTGCTGCTAGTCTGTGCCAGTGTAATTTCCAAACAAAGACAAGCAGATGGTCAGATATTTTAATGGTTCTGAATTCAGCG GTTTCACAGGAGATAATGTTTCAGGTGCATTCAGAATGTTCACTTACAGAACCATATGTTGCTCATGTAATTGGAGAAGCACTTTATGGTGATGCTACTATGTTTATTGGGAATAGCATGGTCATTCGAGACTTGGATATGTTTGGCAAGGGCTGGATTGACCATAGTACAAATGCAAATAATGCTATGATGCACCATTTTCCAGGCTTTCTTGGTGCACCAGTAGCTGGGAACAGGGGAGCAAGTGGTATTGATGGTTTGCTTAGTACATCAATTGGATTTGCCATTGGATCAAACAAGCAT GTATTCTGTGTGATTGGTGACATATCTTTTCTTCATGATACCAATGGATTGTCACTTCTGAACCAAAG GACGCAGAGGAAACCCATGACAGTAATTGTCATTAACAACCATGGTGGTGCAATCTTCAGCCTTCTACCAGTTGCAAAAACAGCTTCACTccaaattttggagaaatttttcTACACCTTGCATGACATATCGATTTCCAAACTCTGTGCTGCACACAG GATAAAACATATTCTAGTTCAGACAAAAGCTGAACTTCATGATGCCTTGGTGAAGTCCCATGAGGGGCATGTTGATTGTGTTGTCGAAGTGGAGAATCGCATTGTTGATAATGCCAACTTTCATAG AATTATAAGCATGTTCACAGACCATACTGCAACCATGCATCTGGCATATCTTCTGGGAGGTCCATATTGTAAGGATGGGGTAAATGGCTTTTCTGTTGGTAGAATACATGCAGCAGAATACATGTTTTACAG GATCCAACTTGCTGCACCACGTACATCTGGGATATCAGAAAGCAGCTTCTTTCATGAAGGTTTCATACTAAAGTTATGTGTGGGTGACAGCATTGTGGGATTCGGCGAG GTTGCACCAATTGAAATTCATGAGGAGGATCTGTTGGATGTTGAAGAACAGCTTAGGTTTCTCTTTCACAGAATGAAAGATGCTGAGCTAGATGTTGTTCCTTTGTTGAGAGGATCCTTCTCCAATTGGATATGGACAACCCTTGGGATTCCT CCTTCTTCAGTATTCCCTAGTGTTAAGTGTGGTCTAGAGATGGCTATTCTTAATTTGCTGGAGTCACAACGAATAGATAGATCCTATGGTATTTTTACTGGCTCCAATGTGGTCGAATATAATCAGAGCAGCACTGCAAGCATACAGATATGTGCACTCGTAGACTCCTGTGGCACTCCAATGGATGTAACACTTGCTGTTGTCAAACTTGTTGCTGAAGGTTTCACCACCATTAAACTGAAG GTTGGGCGTCGCGAAAATCCCGCTGAAGATGCAGCTGTTATTCAAAAAGTAAGGGAAATTGTAGGATACAAGATCAATATCCGCGCTGACGCAAATAGGAAATGGACATATGAACAGGCAATTGATTTTGGATCCAGGGTAAAAGGCTTATGTTTGCAATACATCGAG GAACCAGTGGACTCTGTAAATGACATCATCAAGTTCTGTGAAAATAGTGGCTTGCCTGTTGCACTAGACGAGACTATCGACAACCTTACAGGGGATGTAATCCCTAAGCTACATCAATTTTCACATCCAGGAATAGTTGCTCTT GTTATAAAACCCAGTGTTGTTGGTGGCTTTGAGGCTGCAGCTTATATAGCAAAATGGGCTCACATGCATGATAAGATGGCTGTCATCAGTAGCACCTATGAGAGTTCTGTAGGTTTGGCAACCTATATACAGTTTGCACATTATGTTGACAGACAAAATGACATAACATCCAGAATAAAGAACAAAGGTTCTTGTGGAAATGTGGCACATGGACTTGGAACATACCAATGGTTAAGGGAAGATGTTTCAGATCAAAAGTTAAAAATCCATGTGCCACCACTTGGTGATGGAATCAGAGCTTCGGCAGAAGATGCCCATGGCTATCTCCAGCATTTAGTTATAAACGACAAGAAGATAGAAAGAACTTATAGTGAAGAAAAATTGAGGTCATATTTCATCCAAGTTGATGGGGATAATTTTTCTTATCAAGTCAAGCTTCAAGAGGGTGGTGATTGCACACAT GAAAAGGTTATTCTCTTTCTTCATGGATTTCTTGGTACGAGTGAAGACTGGGTTCCTATGATGAAAGCTCTCTCTCCTAGTGCACGGGTTATAGCTGTCGATCTTCCTGGCCATGGCGAGTCCGAAATTCTACAGCATGATGTTGAAAACTCCAACCAAATCTCCTTTTCAGTTCAATCAGTTGCAGATTTGTTACTGAAGTTGATAAGAAATATAACTGATGGAGCGGTGGTTGTTGTTGGCTACTCAATGGGTGCAAGGATTGCACTACACATGGCATTAAATCAAAACCACAAGGTAAATTTCTCGACATTGTACCTTTTGtgtttatttctttatttttatgattCTAACGCAGTCCCGTTAAGACAGATAAGTGGAGCTGTTATAATTTCGGGTAGTCCTGGATTGAGAGACGAGGCAAGTAAAAGACGTCGTAGTGCTATTGATAGATCAAGAGCCCACTTCTTGTCTTCTTGTGGACTGGAAAATTTTCTCGAGACGTGGTACTCTGCGAAAATGTGGGCCAG TTTACGAGAACATCCTAAATTTGATTCTCTAGTGAGGACACGAATGAAACACAATAATATCAAAGCTCTATCTAAGGTTCTCGCTGACTCAAGCATAGGGACGCAAAA GTCCCTGTGGGAAGATTTGAAGCACTTGAAGAGCCCTCTCCTCATCGTCGCAGGTGAAAAGGACCCAAAATTCAAAGAGATATCGCAGCAAATGTGCAGGGAGATAAGAAAGCACAAGGATCGCGAATCCGATGGTCTATGTGAGATGATCATTATTCCAGACAGCGGCCACGCCGTGCACGTTGAGAACCCTCTTCCTTTAGTTAGAGCAATCAGGAAGTTCTTGGTAAGAGATGTACCAGACGTGATATCCAAGTAG